Below is a genomic region from Candidatus Binatia bacterium.
CGTGTCGGTGTTCGACTTGTCGTATGCGATATTGTCGGTTGTAAGGCAGGGCGCCTCTTTGTGATCGTCGGGAATGAGGCCTAGCGCCGAGAGCGTGTTACCGAAGATCGCGCCGAGGGAGATGTCGATGATGTCGTCGTTGAGGGCGCGGCCGCCGTACTTGCTGCCGGTTGCGCCGCCAGTCTCGTAGCCGAGATAGGCGGCCTTCGTCGTATCCTGCGAAAGGTCGACTTTCATCACGTTCGGATACAGGACGGCCTGCAGCGTTTCGGCGTTCTTCCTGCTGCGAAAATCCAGCGTGAACGCCTTGATCTGGCTCTGCAACACCGGATCGGCGTAAGGCTCCGAGACGTTCGTCTTGCGGTGATCTCTGAACAGCTCGAAAGCTTCTTTCACGGCGGGCCGCGAGAGCAGCTCGATCTGCTGGTACACGGTCTTCGAAGAGGTCGTAGGACTCGACTGACCGCGCATCGCGGGGGTCAACGCCGAGTTCGAGGCGCAGCCCCCGATCACGGCGCCGGCCAGGGCGAGAGCCAGCAGCGAGAGTTTGTAGCGTATCGTCATGTTCGAGAGCCTCCTATTCCGCTTGGCCGTCGGACGTGCCGGCGGTCGCCCAGAGTGCGATCAGTCCCGGTGATCCGCTTGCCGGAGCGAGCAGCGCCTTCGGCATCTCGACGACGATCGAGATGACGTCGTAGTCGGCGAGAAAATCCCGCGGCTTTGCGATCTTGCATTTGTTGGAGCCCGCCGTGCCGTAATCCACGCCGTTCAGGATGATCCGCTGCTTGCGCGACGCGAAGCGAAAGGAATCCGCCGTCGCGGGTGGGACGTGCGGATGATTCATGTAGTTGCGGTCAGGTATGATCTTGAAAAACTGCGCGAGATCAAAGAAGAACGGGTCGCGCCTCGGCCCGACAAAAACTTTGATCCCGTGCTTGAGCGAGGTGGCCTTGCCAAAGTCGAACGTTCCGGTCTTGACGACGGTCGTATTGGACGTGCCAACCTCGTTCGGAGCGGCCGGCCCGTAGAGAGTGACTCTCTGCGACGAGCCGGTCGTGTCGGCCGTGAACTGAAGGACGGTATTCTCATGAAACGAGTTCGAGCCGACGCCGGTATTGGCGATCTTGAACTGGTACAGGACGTTGGGATCCAACCCGATGCCCCCATACATCCCGGCCGGAATCAGCGGCCGGATGTTCATCACCAACGCGACGCGCGAGGCGTCGTGCGGGTTCGGGAAGGCAAAGACGTCGGTGATATCCGCGAGCGGGTTAGCGACGACTGCCGGCGAGTCTTGGTGATCGGATCCGCGTGCCGCTCTGAACGAGTAGAGCGAGATCGAGAATGCGAGCACGAAGACTGCCGCCATCGTCCCAACGGAACGAAGGATTCTCATGTGGTCTCCTTTATGGCGAGAGCGTGGTGTGTCAAGCGTGTCGAGAGAAAGGCGGAGAGAATTGCGCAGGCCGCCACGCCGCCGAGGGCGAGCGCGAGGAGCGTCGGTGCGGAGGCGCGCACCCCCTGCTCGATAAGCCCTTGCGTGAGCATGCCGGCGCCGATGATCGTGATGACGGTCGCCGTGACGAAGGGTGCGACGCGAGCCGCCCGCTCGAACGCGGAGCGCCGAGAAAGCCATGCGGCCCCGCGCACAACCGCGAGCCCCAATCCGGTGAGAATGGATGCAAGGCCGAGGCTGAAGATGACGATGAGCGCCAAGCCGTAGCCGATGCGGTGCAGGTGCAGCGCGGTGAGCAGCACGACGATGGCCGC
It encodes:
- a CDS encoding DUF4331 family protein, translating into MTIRYKLSLLALALAGAVIGGCASNSALTPAMRGQSSPTTSSKTVYQQIELLSRPAVKEAFELFRDHRKTNVSEPYADPVLQSQIKAFTLDFRSRKNAETLQAVLYPNVMKVDLSQDTTKAAYLGYETGGATGSKYGGRALNDDIIDISLGAIFGNTLSALGLIPDDHKEAPCLTTDNIAYDKSNTDTFPYIQAPL
- a CDS encoding DUF4331 family protein; translation: MRILRSVGTMAAVFVLAFSISLYSFRAARGSDHQDSPAVVANPLADITDVFAFPNPHDASRVALVMNIRPLIPAGMYGGIGLDPNVLYQFKIANTGVGSNSFHENTVLQFTADTTGSSQRVTLYGPAAPNEVGTSNTTVVKTGTFDFGKATSLKHGIKVFVGPRRDPFFFDLAQFFKIIPDRNYMNHPHVPPATADSFRFASRKQRIILNGVDYGTAGSNKCKIAKPRDFLADYDVISIVVEMPKALLAPASGSPGLIALWATAGTSDGQAE